The following are from one region of the Takifugu rubripes chromosome 12, fTakRub1.2, whole genome shotgun sequence genome:
- the LOC105419784 gene encoding uncharacterized protein isoform X2, protein MSEEKELNPSVPDDYLSPSDEDLGSDYVPSSSTHFSDDDEEEEQAPEDAPEGGKVTVKSCTKGLKRSWDKRHCLYCKKPQSKLARHLQMKHKKEEEVAFAMCQPPRSKKRKNLFEKLRNKGNYFHNIVALKEQKGEIVTYRQPSKDLNPEAQDYLPCNICYAFFLKDLLWKHEKSCRIKNAVGKNEPSKRRIQASASALLLGKGQSSKRCTSIITRMNVDDVSYAVKNDTLICEFGERLLEKHGGDPSKDAYISQWLRELGRFLLAVKSLDPKIKSTQDVLVPPKFSLAVAAAKKASGFTKSKYRYNAPSLAIKLGYSLKAVSEILIGQYVKDEAAAGRVRSFVGLLDAEWGLYVSRRARTNLEEGRWNKKEMIPLTEDVMKLQKVLKANEKEAKDQLLNGPNPNAYRTLSECLLSQIILFNRRRQGEVAKMLVATYKAGSVKELNKDVMLCLSKLEQDLSRAFTRIVIRGKRGRKVPFLFTKEMTESLDFLLEKRDENGISVTNEYIFARQNSEHHIRGSDCLRKYAGMSGASRPETLTSTQLRKHVATLSQIMNLKENELDQLAKFMGHDIHIHREYYRLTENTLQLAKMSKLLMAIELGTDSYKGKSLDEIDLSLEIASSEPSGDAGEGPSSAGIFNDDSSHEASDMDVASSEPSGDAGEGPSSAGIFNDDSSHEASDMDEGFITKLLNTIILPNSDVPKKKVKKSKRLSANPLHSLHQRKGGKKITEDSDEEDNSSASYRHPKTIPTKTLE, encoded by the exons atgagtgaagagaaggaatTG AATCCTAGTGTTCCGGATGACTATCTGTCACCATCAGATGAGGACCTGGGCAGCGACTATGTCCCTTCATCATCCACACATttctctgatgatgatgaggaggaggagcaggcaccTGAAGATGCACCTGAAGGGGGAAAGGTAACAGTCAAAAGCTGTACGAAAGGACTAAAAAGAAGTTGGGACAAAAGACATTGTCTTTATTGCAAAAAGCCACAGAGTAAACTGGCCAGACACCTGCAAATGAAACacaagaaggaagaggaagtggccTTTGCAATGTGCCAGCCACCACgttctaaaaaaagaaaaaacctatTTGAGAAGCTCCGCAATAAAGGAAATTATTTTCACAATATTGTGGCCCTCAAAGAACAAAAGGGTGAGATTGTTACTTACCGGCAACCTTCCAAAGACCTAAACCCGGAGGCACAGGATTATCTGCCATGTAACATTTGTTACGCCTTTTTCTTAAAAGATCTTCTTTGGAAACATGAAAAATCATGCAGAATTAAAAATGCTGTGGGAAAAAATGAACCATCGAAAAGGAGGATTCAAGCTTCGGCTTCAGCTCTTCTGCTCGGCAAAGGCCAGTCATCAAAGAGGTGCACTTCAATCATCACCAGAATGAATGTGGATGACGTCTCCTATGCAGTAAAAAATGATACTCTCATTTGTGAATTTGGAGAAAGGCTTCTAGAAAAACATGGAGGTGACCCTTCCAAAGATGCTTATATAAGTCAATGGTTGAGGGAGTTGGGCAGATTCTTGCTTGCTGTGAAGTCCCTTGATCCCAAAATCAAGAGCACTCAAGATGTTTTGGTCCCACCAAAGTTTTCTttggcagtggcagcagcgaAAAAAGCCTCTGGATTTACCAAATCCAAGTATAGATACAACGCACCATCTCTGGCCATTAAACTGGGTTACTCACTGAAGGCAGTGAGTGAAATTCTCATAGGACAATATGTGAAagatgaagcagctgctggaagaGTGAGGAGCTTTGTGGGCTTGCTTGATGCGGAGTGGGGCCTCTATGTGTCTCGTCGTGCCCGAACCAATTTAGAAGAAGGCAGatggaacaaaaaagaaatgatcccCCTTACTGAGGACGTAATGAAACTCCAAAAAGTGCTGAAAGCAAATGAAAAAGAGGCAAAGGATCAACTTTTGAATGGGCCAAACCCAAATGCTTACCGAACGCTGAGTGAATGTCTCCTATCCcaaattattctttttaatagAAGGAGGCAGGGTGAGGTGGCAAAGATGTTAGTGGCAACGTACAAGGCAGGATCAGTGAAGGAACTGAATAAGGATGTAATGCTATGTCTGTCAAAACTTGAACAGGATTTGAGTCGAGCATTTACTCGCATCGTCatcagaggaaaaagaggaagaaaagtcccttttctttttacaaaggAAATGACCGAGTCCCTGGACTTTTTGCTTGAAAAGCGGGATGAAAATGGGATTTCGGTCACAAACGAATATATCTTTGCAAGGCAAAATTCAGAACATCATATACGTGGTTCAGATTGCCTGCGTAAATATGCTGGAATGAGTGGGGCAAGCAGGCCAGAAACATTAACATCAACTCAGCTCAGAAAACATGTGGCGACGCTGAGTCAAATCATGAATCTGAAGGAGAACGAACTGGATCAGCTTGCTAAATTCATGGGGCATGATATTCACATTCATCGTGAATATTACCGTCTAACCGAGAACACGCTCCAGCTCGCAAAAATGAGCAAGCTGCTCATGGCAATCGAGCTGGGGACAGACAGTTACAAAGGGAAATCTCTTGATGAGATTGATCTCAGTCTGGAAA ttgCTTCATCTGAACCATCGGGGGATGCCGGAGAAGGTCCCAGCTCTGCTGGGATCTTCAATGATGACTCTTCCCATGAAGCTTCAGACATGGATG ttgCTTCATCTGAACCATCGGGGGATGCCGGAGAAGGTCCCAGCTCTGCTGGGATCTTCAATGATGACTCTTCCCATGAAGCTTCAGACATGGATG AAGGATTTATAACAAAATTATTAAATACTATAATATTACCAAACTCAGATGTGCCCAAGAAAAAGGTGAAGAAATCGAAACGCCTGTCTGCTAATCCTCTGCACAG CCTTCATCAAAGGAAAGGCGGCAAAAAGATAACCGAAGATTCAGATG AAGAAGACAACAGTTCTGCCAG ctacagacatCCGAAAACCATTCCAACGAAGACCTTGGAGTGA
- the LOC105419784 gene encoding uncharacterized protein isoform X4 → MSEEKELNPSVPDDYLSPSDEDLGSDYVPSSSTHFSDDDEEEEQAPEDAPEGGKPQSKLARHLQMKHKKEEEVAFAMCQPPRSKKRKNLFEKLRNKGNYFHNIVALKEQKGEIVTYRQPSKDLNPEAQDYLPCNICYAFFLKDLLWKHEKSCRIKNAVGKNEPSKRRIQASASALLLGKGQSSKRCTSIITRMNVDDVSYAVKNDTLICEFGERLLEKHGGDPSKDAYISQWLRELGRFLLAVKSLDPKIKSTQDVLVPPKFSLAVAAAKKASGFTKSKYRYNAPSLAIKLGYSLKAVSEILIGQYVKDEAAAGRVRSFVGLLDAEWGLYVSRRARTNLEEGRWNKKEMIPLTEDVMKLQKVLKANEKEAKDQLLNGPNPNAYRTLSECLLSQIILFNRRRQGEVAKMLVATYKAGSVKELNKDVMLCLSKLEQDLSRAFTRIVIRGKRGRKVPFLFTKEMTESLDFLLEKRDENGISVTNEYIFARQNSEHHIRGSDCLRKYAGMSGASRPETLTSTQLRKHVATLSQIMNLKENELDQLAKFMGHDIHIHREYYRLTENTLQLAKMSKLLMAIELGTDSYKGKSLDEIDLSLEIASSEPSGDAGEGPSSAGIFNDDSSHEASDMDVASSEPSGDAGEGPSSAGIFNDDSSHEASDMDEGFITKLLNTIILPNSDVPKKKVKKSKRLSANPLHSLHQRKGGKKITEDSDEEDNSSASYRHPKTIPTKTLE, encoded by the exons atgagtgaagagaaggaatTG AATCCTAGTGTTCCGGATGACTATCTGTCACCATCAGATGAGGACCTGGGCAGCGACTATGTCCCTTCATCATCCACACATttctctgatgatgatgaggaggaggagcaggcaccTGAAGATGCACCTGAAGGGGGAAAG CCACAGAGTAAACTGGCCAGACACCTGCAAATGAAACacaagaaggaagaggaagtggccTTTGCAATGTGCCAGCCACCACgttctaaaaaaagaaaaaacctatTTGAGAAGCTCCGCAATAAAGGAAATTATTTTCACAATATTGTGGCCCTCAAAGAACAAAAGGGTGAGATTGTTACTTACCGGCAACCTTCCAAAGACCTAAACCCGGAGGCACAGGATTATCTGCCATGTAACATTTGTTACGCCTTTTTCTTAAAAGATCTTCTTTGGAAACATGAAAAATCATGCAGAATTAAAAATGCTGTGGGAAAAAATGAACCATCGAAAAGGAGGATTCAAGCTTCGGCTTCAGCTCTTCTGCTCGGCAAAGGCCAGTCATCAAAGAGGTGCACTTCAATCATCACCAGAATGAATGTGGATGACGTCTCCTATGCAGTAAAAAATGATACTCTCATTTGTGAATTTGGAGAAAGGCTTCTAGAAAAACATGGAGGTGACCCTTCCAAAGATGCTTATATAAGTCAATGGTTGAGGGAGTTGGGCAGATTCTTGCTTGCTGTGAAGTCCCTTGATCCCAAAATCAAGAGCACTCAAGATGTTTTGGTCCCACCAAAGTTTTCTttggcagtggcagcagcgaAAAAAGCCTCTGGATTTACCAAATCCAAGTATAGATACAACGCACCATCTCTGGCCATTAAACTGGGTTACTCACTGAAGGCAGTGAGTGAAATTCTCATAGGACAATATGTGAAagatgaagcagctgctggaagaGTGAGGAGCTTTGTGGGCTTGCTTGATGCGGAGTGGGGCCTCTATGTGTCTCGTCGTGCCCGAACCAATTTAGAAGAAGGCAGatggaacaaaaaagaaatgatcccCCTTACTGAGGACGTAATGAAACTCCAAAAAGTGCTGAAAGCAAATGAAAAAGAGGCAAAGGATCAACTTTTGAATGGGCCAAACCCAAATGCTTACCGAACGCTGAGTGAATGTCTCCTATCCcaaattattctttttaatagAAGGAGGCAGGGTGAGGTGGCAAAGATGTTAGTGGCAACGTACAAGGCAGGATCAGTGAAGGAACTGAATAAGGATGTAATGCTATGTCTGTCAAAACTTGAACAGGATTTGAGTCGAGCATTTACTCGCATCGTCatcagaggaaaaagaggaagaaaagtcccttttctttttacaaaggAAATGACCGAGTCCCTGGACTTTTTGCTTGAAAAGCGGGATGAAAATGGGATTTCGGTCACAAACGAATATATCTTTGCAAGGCAAAATTCAGAACATCATATACGTGGTTCAGATTGCCTGCGTAAATATGCTGGAATGAGTGGGGCAAGCAGGCCAGAAACATTAACATCAACTCAGCTCAGAAAACATGTGGCGACGCTGAGTCAAATCATGAATCTGAAGGAGAACGAACTGGATCAGCTTGCTAAATTCATGGGGCATGATATTCACATTCATCGTGAATATTACCGTCTAACCGAGAACACGCTCCAGCTCGCAAAAATGAGCAAGCTGCTCATGGCAATCGAGCTGGGGACAGACAGTTACAAAGGGAAATCTCTTGATGAGATTGATCTCAGTCTGGAAA ttgCTTCATCTGAACCATCGGGGGATGCCGGAGAAGGTCCCAGCTCTGCTGGGATCTTCAATGATGACTCTTCCCATGAAGCTTCAGACATGGATG ttgCTTCATCTGAACCATCGGGGGATGCCGGAGAAGGTCCCAGCTCTGCTGGGATCTTCAATGATGACTCTTCCCATGAAGCTTCAGACATGGATG AAGGATTTATAACAAAATTATTAAATACTATAATATTACCAAACTCAGATGTGCCCAAGAAAAAGGTGAAGAAATCGAAACGCCTGTCTGCTAATCCTCTGCACAG CCTTCATCAAAGGAAAGGCGGCAAAAAGATAACCGAAGATTCAGATG AAGAAGACAACAGTTCTGCCAG ctacagacatCCGAAAACCATTCCAACGAAGACCTTGGAGTGA
- the LOC105419784 gene encoding uncharacterized protein isoform X5 gives MSEEKELNPSVPDDYLSPSDEDLGSDYVPSSSTHFSDDDEEEEQAPEDAPEGGKVTVKSCTKGLKRSWDKRHCLYCKKPQSKLARHLQMKHKKEEEVAFAMCQPPRSKKRKNLFEKLRNKGNYFHNIVALKEQKGEIVTYRQPSKDLNPEAQDYLPCNICYAFFLKDLLWKHEKSCRIKNAVGKNEPSKRRIQASASALLLGKGQSSKRCTSIITRMNVDDVSYAVKNDTLICEFGERLLEKHGGDPSKDAYISQWLRELGRFLLAVKSLDPKIKSTQDVLVPPKFSLAVAAAKKASGFTKSKYRYNAPSLAIKLGYSLKAVSEILIGQYVKDEAAAGRVRSFVGLLDAEWGLYVSRRARTNLEEGRWNKKEMIPLTEDVMKLQKVLKANEKEAKDQLLNGPNPNAYRTLSECLLSQIILFNRRRQGEVAKMLVATYKAGSVKELNKDVMLCLSKLEQDLSRAFTRIVIRGKRGRKVPFLFTKEMTESLDFLLEKRDENGISVTNEYIFARQNSEHHIRGSDCLRKYAGMSGASRPETLTSTQLRKHVATLSQIMNLKENELDQLAKFMGHDIHIHREYYRLTENTLQLAKMSKLLMAIELGTDSYKGKSLDEIDLSLEIASSEPSGDAGEGPSSAGIFNDDSSHEASDMDDVPKKKVKKSKRLSANPLHSLHQRKGGKKITEDSDEEDNSSASYRHPKTIPTKTLE, from the exons atgagtgaagagaaggaatTG AATCCTAGTGTTCCGGATGACTATCTGTCACCATCAGATGAGGACCTGGGCAGCGACTATGTCCCTTCATCATCCACACATttctctgatgatgatgaggaggaggagcaggcaccTGAAGATGCACCTGAAGGGGGAAAGGTAACAGTCAAAAGCTGTACGAAAGGACTAAAAAGAAGTTGGGACAAAAGACATTGTCTTTATTGCAAAAAGCCACAGAGTAAACTGGCCAGACACCTGCAAATGAAACacaagaaggaagaggaagtggccTTTGCAATGTGCCAGCCACCACgttctaaaaaaagaaaaaacctatTTGAGAAGCTCCGCAATAAAGGAAATTATTTTCACAATATTGTGGCCCTCAAAGAACAAAAGGGTGAGATTGTTACTTACCGGCAACCTTCCAAAGACCTAAACCCGGAGGCACAGGATTATCTGCCATGTAACATTTGTTACGCCTTTTTCTTAAAAGATCTTCTTTGGAAACATGAAAAATCATGCAGAATTAAAAATGCTGTGGGAAAAAATGAACCATCGAAAAGGAGGATTCAAGCTTCGGCTTCAGCTCTTCTGCTCGGCAAAGGCCAGTCATCAAAGAGGTGCACTTCAATCATCACCAGAATGAATGTGGATGACGTCTCCTATGCAGTAAAAAATGATACTCTCATTTGTGAATTTGGAGAAAGGCTTCTAGAAAAACATGGAGGTGACCCTTCCAAAGATGCTTATATAAGTCAATGGTTGAGGGAGTTGGGCAGATTCTTGCTTGCTGTGAAGTCCCTTGATCCCAAAATCAAGAGCACTCAAGATGTTTTGGTCCCACCAAAGTTTTCTttggcagtggcagcagcgaAAAAAGCCTCTGGATTTACCAAATCCAAGTATAGATACAACGCACCATCTCTGGCCATTAAACTGGGTTACTCACTGAAGGCAGTGAGTGAAATTCTCATAGGACAATATGTGAAagatgaagcagctgctggaagaGTGAGGAGCTTTGTGGGCTTGCTTGATGCGGAGTGGGGCCTCTATGTGTCTCGTCGTGCCCGAACCAATTTAGAAGAAGGCAGatggaacaaaaaagaaatgatcccCCTTACTGAGGACGTAATGAAACTCCAAAAAGTGCTGAAAGCAAATGAAAAAGAGGCAAAGGATCAACTTTTGAATGGGCCAAACCCAAATGCTTACCGAACGCTGAGTGAATGTCTCCTATCCcaaattattctttttaatagAAGGAGGCAGGGTGAGGTGGCAAAGATGTTAGTGGCAACGTACAAGGCAGGATCAGTGAAGGAACTGAATAAGGATGTAATGCTATGTCTGTCAAAACTTGAACAGGATTTGAGTCGAGCATTTACTCGCATCGTCatcagaggaaaaagaggaagaaaagtcccttttctttttacaaaggAAATGACCGAGTCCCTGGACTTTTTGCTTGAAAAGCGGGATGAAAATGGGATTTCGGTCACAAACGAATATATCTTTGCAAGGCAAAATTCAGAACATCATATACGTGGTTCAGATTGCCTGCGTAAATATGCTGGAATGAGTGGGGCAAGCAGGCCAGAAACATTAACATCAACTCAGCTCAGAAAACATGTGGCGACGCTGAGTCAAATCATGAATCTGAAGGAGAACGAACTGGATCAGCTTGCTAAATTCATGGGGCATGATATTCACATTCATCGTGAATATTACCGTCTAACCGAGAACACGCTCCAGCTCGCAAAAATGAGCAAGCTGCTCATGGCAATCGAGCTGGGGACAGACAGTTACAAAGGGAAATCTCTTGATGAGATTGATCTCAGTCTGGAAA ttgCTTCATCTGAACCATCGGGGGATGCCGGAGAAGGTCCCAGCTCTGCTGGGATCTTCAATGATGACTCTTCCCATGAAGCTTCAGACATGGATG ATGTGCCCAAGAAAAAGGTGAAGAAATCGAAACGCCTGTCTGCTAATCCTCTGCACAG CCTTCATCAAAGGAAAGGCGGCAAAAAGATAACCGAAGATTCAGATG AAGAAGACAACAGTTCTGCCAG ctacagacatCCGAAAACCATTCCAACGAAGACCTTGGAGTGA
- the LOC105419784 gene encoding uncharacterized protein isoform X3 produces the protein MSEEKELNPSVPDDYLSPSDEDLGSDYVPSSSTHFSDDDEEEEQAPEDAPEGGKVTVKSCTKGLKRSWDKRHCLYCKKPQSKLARHLQMKHKKEEEVAFAMCQPPRSKKRKNLFEKLRNKGNYFHNIVALKEQKGEIVTYRQPSKDLNPEAQDYLPCNICYAFFLKDLLWKHEKSCRIKNAVGKNEPSKRRIQASASALLLGKGQSSKRCTSIITRMNVDDVSYAVKNDTLICEFGERLLEKHGGDPSKDAYISQWLRELGRFLLAVKSLDPKIKSTQDVLVPPKFSLAVAAAKKASGFTKSKYRYNAPSLAIKLGYSLKAVSEILIGQYVKDEAAAGRVRSFVGLLDAEWGLYVSRRARTNLEEGRWNKKEMIPLTEDVMKLQKVLKANEKEAKDQLLNGPNPNAYRTLSECLLSQIILFNRRRQGEVAKMLVATYKAGSVKELNKDVMLCLSKLEQDLSRAFTRIVIRGKRGRKVPFLFTKEMTESLDFLLEKRDENGISVTNEYIFARQNSEHHIRGSDCLRKYAGMSGASRPETLTSTQLRKHVATLSQIMNLKENELDQLAKFMGHDIHIHREYYRLTENTLQLAKMSKLLMAIELGTDSYKGKSLDEIDLSLEIASSEPSGDAGEGPSSAGIFNDDSSHEASDMDVASSEPSGDAGEGPSSAGIFNDDSSHEASDMDDVPKKKVKKSKRLSANPLHSLHQRKGGKKITEDSDEEDNSSASYRHPKTIPTKTLE, from the exons atgagtgaagagaaggaatTG AATCCTAGTGTTCCGGATGACTATCTGTCACCATCAGATGAGGACCTGGGCAGCGACTATGTCCCTTCATCATCCACACATttctctgatgatgatgaggaggaggagcaggcaccTGAAGATGCACCTGAAGGGGGAAAGGTAACAGTCAAAAGCTGTACGAAAGGACTAAAAAGAAGTTGGGACAAAAGACATTGTCTTTATTGCAAAAAGCCACAGAGTAAACTGGCCAGACACCTGCAAATGAAACacaagaaggaagaggaagtggccTTTGCAATGTGCCAGCCACCACgttctaaaaaaagaaaaaacctatTTGAGAAGCTCCGCAATAAAGGAAATTATTTTCACAATATTGTGGCCCTCAAAGAACAAAAGGGTGAGATTGTTACTTACCGGCAACCTTCCAAAGACCTAAACCCGGAGGCACAGGATTATCTGCCATGTAACATTTGTTACGCCTTTTTCTTAAAAGATCTTCTTTGGAAACATGAAAAATCATGCAGAATTAAAAATGCTGTGGGAAAAAATGAACCATCGAAAAGGAGGATTCAAGCTTCGGCTTCAGCTCTTCTGCTCGGCAAAGGCCAGTCATCAAAGAGGTGCACTTCAATCATCACCAGAATGAATGTGGATGACGTCTCCTATGCAGTAAAAAATGATACTCTCATTTGTGAATTTGGAGAAAGGCTTCTAGAAAAACATGGAGGTGACCCTTCCAAAGATGCTTATATAAGTCAATGGTTGAGGGAGTTGGGCAGATTCTTGCTTGCTGTGAAGTCCCTTGATCCCAAAATCAAGAGCACTCAAGATGTTTTGGTCCCACCAAAGTTTTCTttggcagtggcagcagcgaAAAAAGCCTCTGGATTTACCAAATCCAAGTATAGATACAACGCACCATCTCTGGCCATTAAACTGGGTTACTCACTGAAGGCAGTGAGTGAAATTCTCATAGGACAATATGTGAAagatgaagcagctgctggaagaGTGAGGAGCTTTGTGGGCTTGCTTGATGCGGAGTGGGGCCTCTATGTGTCTCGTCGTGCCCGAACCAATTTAGAAGAAGGCAGatggaacaaaaaagaaatgatcccCCTTACTGAGGACGTAATGAAACTCCAAAAAGTGCTGAAAGCAAATGAAAAAGAGGCAAAGGATCAACTTTTGAATGGGCCAAACCCAAATGCTTACCGAACGCTGAGTGAATGTCTCCTATCCcaaattattctttttaatagAAGGAGGCAGGGTGAGGTGGCAAAGATGTTAGTGGCAACGTACAAGGCAGGATCAGTGAAGGAACTGAATAAGGATGTAATGCTATGTCTGTCAAAACTTGAACAGGATTTGAGTCGAGCATTTACTCGCATCGTCatcagaggaaaaagaggaagaaaagtcccttttctttttacaaaggAAATGACCGAGTCCCTGGACTTTTTGCTTGAAAAGCGGGATGAAAATGGGATTTCGGTCACAAACGAATATATCTTTGCAAGGCAAAATTCAGAACATCATATACGTGGTTCAGATTGCCTGCGTAAATATGCTGGAATGAGTGGGGCAAGCAGGCCAGAAACATTAACATCAACTCAGCTCAGAAAACATGTGGCGACGCTGAGTCAAATCATGAATCTGAAGGAGAACGAACTGGATCAGCTTGCTAAATTCATGGGGCATGATATTCACATTCATCGTGAATATTACCGTCTAACCGAGAACACGCTCCAGCTCGCAAAAATGAGCAAGCTGCTCATGGCAATCGAGCTGGGGACAGACAGTTACAAAGGGAAATCTCTTGATGAGATTGATCTCAGTCTGGAAA ttgCTTCATCTGAACCATCGGGGGATGCCGGAGAAGGTCCCAGCTCTGCTGGGATCTTCAATGATGACTCTTCCCATGAAGCTTCAGACATGGATG ttgCTTCATCTGAACCATCGGGGGATGCCGGAGAAGGTCCCAGCTCTGCTGGGATCTTCAATGATGACTCTTCCCATGAAGCTTCAGACATGGATG ATGTGCCCAAGAAAAAGGTGAAGAAATCGAAACGCCTGTCTGCTAATCCTCTGCACAG CCTTCATCAAAGGAAAGGCGGCAAAAAGATAACCGAAGATTCAGATG AAGAAGACAACAGTTCTGCCAG ctacagacatCCGAAAACCATTCCAACGAAGACCTTGGAGTGA